The Corynebacterium marinum DSM 44953 genome contains the following window.
ACCATGATGACCGGGTCGGAGTGCTTGACGGAGATCTTGATGTCGCCGAAGCCGTACTCCTCGAAGAGCCCGGCCTCCCACAGCGCGGACTCGACGAGGGCCTCGGGGGTGGCCTTGCCGTACTTGTCCATGATGCGCTTGTCCAGGGAACCGCCGTTGACGCCGATGCGGATCGGGATGCCCGCGTCCCCGGCCGCCTTGGCGACTTCCTTGACGCGGCCGTCGAACTCCTTGATGTTGCCGGGGTTGACGCGCACGGCGGCGCAACCGGCGTCGATGGCGGCGAAGATGTACTTCGGCTGGAAGTGGATGTCCGCGATGACGGGGATCGGGGACTTCTTGGCGATGATCGGCAGCGCCTCCGCGTCGATCGTCTTCGGGCAGGCGACGCGCACGATGTCGCAGCCCGACGCGGTCAGCTGCGCGATCTGCTGGAGGGTGGCGTTGATGTCGTGGGTCCTGGTGGTGGTCATCGACTGTACCGAGATCGGGTGGTCCGATCCGACGCCGACGTTGCCGACCATCAGCTGGCGGGTTTTCCGGCGCGGCGCCAGGATGGGCGGCGGGGTGGCCGGTATTCCAAGTCCGATGGAGGTCGACACGTCAGTAATTCTCCTCAGGCGATCGTGTAAAAGGGATGACACTACTCTAGCCGAACAATCTGACGGGATTCACCACGTCAGCGACGATGACCACGAGCCCGATCGTCAGCAGGGTGGCCGCCATGGCGTAGGTCAGCGGCAGGAGCTTCTCGTAGTTCGCGGGCCCCGCGGGGGCGAGGCCGCGCAGGCGGCGGAAGAAGTCGCGGACCTTTTCCCAGAGCACCACCGCGATGTGGCCGCCGTCCAGCGGCGGGAGGGGGACGAGGTTGAACAGGGCGAGGAAGAAGTTCAGCGACGCCAGCATCATCCAGAACACGTTCCACAGCGAACGTTCCACCAGTTCGCCGCCCACCCGGGAGGCGCCGACGACGCTCATCGGCCCCTCGACGTCGCGTTCCGCGCCGAAGATGGCGGCCACGACCCCCGGGATCTTGGTGGGGAAGGCCGCCAGGCCCTCCACCGTGCCCTGGAGGAGCTGCCCGGTGAAGGCGAAGGTGGCGGGCACCGCCTGCAGGGGGCCGTAGGTCTTCACCGCGTCGGGGATCGGCGCGCTGCTCAGGCCCACGGCGCCGGCCTCGTAGGGCGCGCCCTGCGGGTCCAGGCGGGTCACCGACTCGACCTGCACGGCGAGATCCAGGATGCGGCCGCCACGGTCGACGGTGAGCACGACGTCCTCGCCCGGGCGGG
Protein-coding sequences here:
- a CDS encoding M50 family metallopeptidase, whose amino-acid sequence is MGAYLLGVALFALGIAVTIALHEAGHMFTARAFGMRVRRYFIGFGPTVWSVRRGHTTYGLAALPFGGFCDIAGMTAQDPVTAEEAPHAMVNKPWWQRVIVLSSGVITNVLVGVIILYCVAVSSGLPNPNPDVTPTVGEVVCVSDQIDAQTLAECTGTGPAGEAGVLVGDRILAIDGDEMADFRQVRDTVLTRPGEDVVLTVDRGGRILDLAVQVESVTRLDPQGAPYEAGAVGLSSAPIPDAVKTYGPLQAVPATFAFTGQLLQGTVEGLAAFPTKIPGVVAAIFGAERDVEGPMSVVGASRVGGELVERSLWNVFWMMLASLNFFLALFNLVPLPPLDGGHIAVVLWEKVRDFFRRLRGLAPAGPANYEKLLPLTYAMAATLLTIGLVVIVADVVNPVRLFG
- the ispG gene encoding flavodoxin-dependent (E)-4-hydroxy-3-methylbut-2-enyl-diphosphate synthase, whose translation is MSTSIGLGIPATPPPILAPRRKTRQLMVGNVGVGSDHPISVQSMTTTRTHDINATLQQIAQLTASGCDIVRVACPKTIDAEALPIIAKKSPIPVIADIHFQPKYIFAAIDAGCAAVRVNPGNIKEFDGRVKEVAKAAGDAGIPIRIGVNGGSLDKRIMDKYGKATPEALVESALWEAGLFEEYGFGDIKISVKHSDPVIMVEAYRQLAEQSDYPLHLGVTEAGPMFQGTIKSSVAFGALLSQGIGDTIRVSLSADPVEEIKVGDQILQSLNLRPRKLEIVSCPSCGRAQVDVYKLAEEVTAGLEGMEFPLRVAVMGCVVNGPGEARDADIGVASGNGKGQIFVKGEVIKTVPESKIVETLIEEALRLAEEQGLEEIEGTKAEIKVTH